Proteins found in one Streptococcus mitis genomic segment:
- a CDS encoding 3'-5' exonuclease, producing the protein MERLEDYIAFDLEFNQHEGQTHLIQVSAVRFRDGQEIDAYDSYVHTSVPLKSFINGLTGITAETLKDAPPVEKVIKDFQEFVGSLPMVGYNAAKSDLPILAEHGLDYSQQYKVDLYDEAFERRSSDLHGIANLKLQTVASFLGFQGQSHNSLEDARMTARVYESFLESDQARELLGTESSLSNNPFGGLDLSQLFD; encoded by the coding sequence ATGGAACGATTAGAAGATTACATTGCTTTCGACTTAGAATTTAATCAGCATGAAGGGCAAACACACTTGATTCAAGTATCGGCAGTGCGTTTTAGAGATGGTCAGGAAATCGATGCCTATGATTCCTATGTTCATACCAGCGTGCCTCTAAAGAGTTTTATCAATGGTTTGACTGGGATTACAGCTGAGACCTTAAAAGATGCCCCTCCAGTGGAGAAAGTTATAAAAGATTTCCAAGAGTTTGTGGGTTCTTTACCCATGGTAGGCTACAATGCTGCTAAAAGTGATTTGCCTATTCTAGCAGAGCATGGTTTAGACTACAGTCAGCAGTACAAGGTAGATTTATATGATGAAGCTTTTGAACGTCGGAGTTCGGATTTACACGGTATTGCCAATCTCAAATTGCAAACTGTTGCCTCATTTCTTGGATTTCAAGGTCAGTCTCATAATAGCTTAGAGGATGCTCGTATGACAGCGCGTGTTTACGAGTCCTTCCTAGAGTCGGATCAAGCTAGAGAATTATTAGGGACAGAAAGTAGCCTATCAAACAATCCTTTTGGAGGCTTGGATTTGTCTCAATTATTTGACTAG
- the rocS gene encoding chromosome segregation protein RocS produces MSIEMTVSEIAEVLGLSRQAINNRVKELPEEDTDKNDKGVTVVTRSGLIKLEEIYKKTIFEDEPVSEDVKQRELMEILVDEKNAEILRLYEQLKAKDRQLSEKDEQMRIKDRQIAEKDKQLDQQQQLTLQAMKDQENLKLELDQAKEEVQSTKKGFFARLFGG; encoded by the coding sequence ATGAGTATTGAAATGACCGTCAGTGAGATTGCAGAGGTCTTAGGATTATCTCGCCAAGCAATCAATAACCGTGTCAAAGAATTACCAGAAGAAGACACAGATAAAAATGACAAAGGGGTAACAGTCGTTACCAGAAGTGGCTTGATTAAGCTAGAAGAAATCTATAAAAAAACGATTTTTGAAGATGAGCCTGTCAGTGAAGATGTCAAGCAACGTGAACTGATGGAGATTCTAGTTGATGAGAAGAATGCAGAAATTCTCCGTCTCTATGAACAATTAAAAGCCAAGGATCGTCAGTTATCAGAAAAAGACGAGCAGATGCGTATCAAAGACCGTCAGATTGCTGAGAAAGACAAACAACTCGATCAGCAGCAACAATTGACCCTTCAAGCCATGAAGGATCAAGAAAATCTTAAGCTAGAGCTGGACCAAGCAAAAGAAGAAGTCCAATCAACTAAGAAAGGCTTTTTTGCTCGTTTATTTGGAGGATAA
- a CDS encoding 5'-methylthioadenosine/adenosylhomocysteine nucleosidase produces MKIGIIAAMPEELAYLVQHLDNAQEQVVLGNTYHTGTIASHEVVLVESGIGKVMSAMSVAILADHFQVDALINTGSAGAVAEGIAVGDVVISDKLAYHDVDVTAFGYAYGQMAQQPLYFESDKTFVAKIQESLSQLDQNWHLGLIATGDSFVAGNDKIEAIKSHFPEVLAVEMEGAAIAQAAHALSLPVLVIRAMSDNANHEANISFDEFIIEAGRRSAQVLLAFLKALA; encoded by the coding sequence ATGAAAATAGGAATTATTGCGGCTATGCCAGAAGAACTGGCGTATCTGGTCCAGCATTTAGACAATGCCCAGGAGCAAGTTGTTTTAGGCAATACCTATCATACAGGAACCATTGCCTCGCATGAAGTCGTTCTTGTAGAAAGTGGAATTGGTAAGGTCATGTCTGCTATGAGTGTGGCTATTTTGGCTGATCATTTCCAAGTGGATGCTCTAATTAACACGGGATCAGCTGGGGCAGTAGCAGAAGGTATTGCTGTTGGGGATGTCGTGATTTCTGACAAATTAGCCTATCATGATGTGGATGTCACAGCTTTTGGCTATGCTTATGGACAAATGGCACAACAACCGCTTTATTTCGAATCAGATAAAACCTTTGTTGCCAAAATTCAAGAGAGTCTATCTCAATTGGACCAGAACTGGCATCTTGGTTTGATTGCTACAGGAGATAGTTTTGTTGCAGGAAATGACAAGATAGAAGCGATTAAGTCCCATTTCCCAGAAGTTTTAGCAGTCGAGATGGAGGGGGCAGCTATTGCTCAGGCAGCGCATGCTCTTAGTCTTCCAGTTTTAGTTATTCGAGCTATGAGTGACAATGCAAACCATGAAGCAAACATCTCTTTTGATGAGTTTATTATCGAAGCTGGACGTCGCTCTGCTCAAGTCTTGTTAGCCTTTTTGAAGGCCTTAGCTTAA
- the macP gene encoding cell wall synthase accessory phosphoprotein MacP, with product MGKPLLTDEMIERANRGEKISGPPLLDDEETKILPTSSSRFGYANSKDYGFSQETLKIQVEPSIHKSRRIENTKRNIFNSKLNKILFAVIFLLILLVLAMKLL from the coding sequence ATGGGTAAACCTTTATTAACGGATGAAATGATTGAAAGAGCTAATAGAGGCGAAAAAATTTCAGGTCCTCCTTTACTAGATGATGAGGAGACTAAGATTTTACCAACCTCTTCTTCCCGTTTTGGTTATGCCAATTCTAAGGATTATGGTTTTAGTCAGGAAACCTTGAAGATTCAGGTCGAACCGTCTATTCATAAAAGCCGTCGCATTGAAAATACCAAGAGAAATATCTTCAATTCTAAGTTAAATAAAATCTTATTCGCGGTCATCTTTCTCTTGATTTTGCTTGTCTTAGCAATGAAACTTTTATAA
- a CDS encoding NUDIX hydrolase has translation MEFEEKTLSRKEIYQGPIFKLVQDQVELPEGKGTAQRDLIFHNGAVCVLAVTDEQKLILVKQYRKAIEAVSYEIPAGKLEVGENTDPVAAALRELEEETAYTGKLELLYDFYSAIGFCNEKLKLYLASDLTKVENPRPQDEDETLEVLEVSLEEAKELIQSGHICDAKTIMAVQYWELQKK, from the coding sequence ATGGAATTTGAAGAAAAAACGCTTAGCCGAAAAGAAATCTATCAAGGGCCAATTTTTAAACTGGTCCAAGATCAGGTTGAATTACCAGAAGGAAAGGGAACTGCCCAACGGGATTTGATTTTCCACAATGGAGCTGTCTGTGTTTTAGCTGTAACGGATGAGCAAAAACTCATCTTGGTCAAGCAGTACCGCAAAGCCATTGAGGCAGTCTCTTACGAAATTCCAGCCGGAAAATTGGAAGTAGGAGAAAACACAGACCCTGTCGCAGCAGCACTTCGTGAATTAGAGGAAGAAACAGCCTATACAGGGAAATTAGAACTCTTGTACGATTTTTACTCAGCCATTGGCTTTTGTAATGAAAAGTTAAAATTATACCTAGCAAGTGATTTAACGAAAGTGGAAAATCCGCGTCCGCAGGATGAAGATGAGACCTTGGAAGTCCTTGAAGTGAGCTTAGAGGAAGCCAAGGAATTGATCCAATCAGGTCATATCTGCGATGCCAAGACAATTATGGCTGTTCAGTATTGGGAATTGCAGAAAAAATAG
- the glmU gene encoding bifunctional UDP-N-acetylglucosamine diphosphorylase/glucosamine-1-phosphate N-acetyltransferase GlmU, with translation MSNYAIILAAGKGTRMKSDLPKVLHKVAGISMLEHVFRSVGAIQPEKTVTVVGHKAELVEEVLAGQTEFVTQSEQLGTGHAVMMTEPILEGLSGHTLVIAGDTPLITGESLKNLIDFHINHKNVGTILTAETDNPFGYGRIVRNDNAEVLRIVEQKDATDFEKQIKEINTGTYVFDNERLFEALKNINTNNAQGEYYITDVIGIFREAGEKVGAYTLKDFDESLGVNDRVALATAEAVMRRRINHKHMVNGVSFVNPEATYIDIDVEIAPEVQIEANVTLKGQTKIGAETVLTNGTYIVDSTIGAGAVITNSMIEESSVADGVTVGPYAHIRPGSSLGAQVHIGNFVEVKGSSIGENTKAGHLTYIGNCEVGSKVNFGAGTITVNYDGKNKYKTVIGNNVFVGSNSTIIAPVELGDNSLVGAGSTITKDVPADAIAIGRGRQVNKDEYATRLPHHPNNQ, from the coding sequence ATGTCAAATTATGCCATTATTTTAGCAGCGGGTAAAGGGACTCGCATGAAATCTGATTTGCCAAAAGTGTTGCACAAGGTTGCGGGTATTTCTATGCTGGAACATGTTTTCCGTAGTGTGGGAGCTATCCAACCTGAAAAGACAGTAACAGTTGTAGGACATAAGGCAGAATTGGTTGAAGAGGTCTTGGCTGGACAGACAGAATTTGTGACTCAATCTGAACAGTTAGGGACTGGCCATGCAGTTATGATGACAGAGCCGATTCTAGAAGGTTTGTCAGGTCACACCTTGGTCATTGCAGGAGATACTCCTTTAATCACTGGTGAAAGCTTGAAAAACTTGATTGATTTCCACATCAATCATAAAAATGTGGGCACTATCTTGACTGCTGAAACGGATAATCCTTTTGGCTATGGACGAATTGTTCGTAATGACAATGCTGAGGTTCTTCGCATTGTTGAGCAAAAGGATGCTACAGATTTTGAAAAACAAATCAAGGAAATCAACACTGGAACTTACGTCTTTGATAACGAGCGTTTGTTTGAGGCTTTGAAAAATATCAATACCAATAACGCTCAAGGTGAATACTATATTACAGATGTCATTGGCATTTTCCGTGAAGCTGGTGAAAAAGTTGGCGCTTATACTTTGAAAGATTTTGATGAGAGTCTTGGGGTAAATGACCGTGTTGCTCTTGCTACTGCTGAAGCAGTGATGCGTCGTCGTATCAATCATAAACACATGGTCAATGGGGTTAGCTTTGTCAATCCAGAAGCAACTTATATCGATATTGATGTTGAGATTGCTCCTGAAGTTCAAATCGAAGCCAATGTTACCTTGAAAGGGCAAACGAAAATTGGTGCTGAGACTGTTTTGACAAATGGTACTTATATAGTGGACAGCACTATTGGAGCAGGAGCTGTCATTACCAATTCTATGATTGAGGAAAGCAGTGTTGCAGACGGTGTAACTGTTGGACCATACGCCCACATTCGTCCAGGTTCAAGTCTGGGTGCCCAAGTTCATATTGGTAACTTTGTTGAGGTGAAAGGTTCTTCAATCGGTGAGAATACCAAGGCTGGTCATTTGACTTATATTGGAAACTGTGAAGTGGGTAGCAAGGTTAATTTTGGTGCAGGAACTATTACAGTCAACTATGACGGCAAAAACAAATACAAGACAGTCATTGGTAACAATGTCTTTGTTGGTTCAAATTCAACCATTATTGCACCAGTAGAACTTGGTGACAATTCCCTCGTTGGTGCGGGTTCAACTATTACCAAAGACGTTCCAGCGGATGCTATTGCTATTGGTCGTGGACGTCAGGTCAATAAAGACGAATATGCAACTCGCCTTCCTCATCATCCTAATAATCAGTAG
- a CDS encoding glycoside hydrolase family 25 protein produces MRKKINPLILFGFFGIMIFILILNRPRFEDHPVKTKSNIAQVETQALHNIDKPVIDVSGWQRPEEINYDTLSQNISGAIVRVHSGAQTSKENDASFVNGVDKAFKTHITEFRKRNVPIGVYAYVAGKNVQEMEKAAEVFYNASSPYSPSYYWLDVEEKTMSNMNEGVEAFRAKLESLGAKNIGIYVGVYFMEEHSIDTDKFTSVWIPSYGSDSGFYEATPKTDLDYDIHQYTSKGKIAGFDHDLDINVISSLKNKEETFRKLFLKP; encoded by the coding sequence ATGAGAAAGAAAATAAATCCGCTTATTTTGTTTGGTTTTTTTGGGATTATGATTTTCATTTTAATCCTGAATCGTCCTCGTTTTGAGGACCATCCTGTAAAAACAAAGTCAAATATCGCGCAAGTAGAAACGCAAGCGCTACATAATATAGATAAACCGGTGATTGATGTTTCTGGATGGCAGCGCCCTGAGGAAATTAATTACGATACTCTCTCCCAAAACATTTCTGGAGCTATTGTTCGCGTCCATAGTGGTGCTCAAACGTCCAAAGAGAACGATGCTTCCTTTGTTAATGGTGTTGATAAGGCCTTTAAAACCCATATCACTGAGTTTCGAAAACGAAATGTCCCAATCGGTGTCTATGCCTATGTAGCTGGAAAAAATGTCCAAGAAATGGAAAAGGCTGCCGAGGTATTTTATAACGCCTCTTCGCCATACAGTCCAAGTTACTATTGGCTAGATGTGGAAGAAAAAACCATGTCCAATATGAACGAAGGTGTTGAAGCCTTTCGAGCAAAACTAGAATCACTAGGTGCTAAAAATATCGGCATCTACGTCGGAGTCTACTTCATGGAAGAACACAGTATTGATACAGACAAGTTTACGTCTGTTTGGATTCCTTCCTATGGTTCTGACTCAGGATTTTACGAAGCTACTCCTAAGACTGATTTAGATTACGACATTCACCAGTACACATCTAAAGGAAAAATTGCTGGCTTTGACCACGATTTGGACATCAACGTCATTTCTTCCTTAAAAAACAAAGAAGAAACCTTTAGAAAACTCTTTTTAAAACCTTAA
- a CDS encoding DUF368 domain-containing protein: protein MLSWLARVIKGIVIALGFILPGISGGVLAAILGIYERMIGFLAHPFKDFKENVLYFIPVAIGMLLGIGLFSYPIEYLLENYQVFVLWSFAGAIIGTVPSLLKESTRESDRDKIDLAWFWATFIISGLGLYALNFVVGTLSASFLNFVLAGALLALGVLVPGLSPSNLLLILGLYAPMLTGFKTFDLLGTFFPIGIGAGATLIIFSKLMDYALNNYHSRVYHFIIGIVLSSTLLILIPNAGNAESIQYTGISLVGYVIIAFFFALGIWLGIWMSQLEDKYK from the coding sequence ATGCTTTCATGGTTAGCACGTGTTATTAAAGGGATTGTCATTGCTCTTGGATTTATCTTACCGGGAATTTCTGGAGGGGTTCTAGCAGCAATCTTAGGAATTTATGAACGAATGATTGGCTTTCTGGCCCACCCCTTTAAAGACTTTAAAGAAAATGTTTTGTACTTTATTCCAGTTGCTATTGGTATGCTTTTGGGAATAGGCTTATTTTCTTACCCGATTGAATACCTGCTTGAAAATTATCAGGTCTTTGTCTTATGGAGCTTTGCGGGTGCCATCATTGGTACAGTTCCTAGCCTCCTTAAAGAATCAACTCGAGAATCTGACCGAGACAAGATTGATTTAGCTTGGTTCTGGGCAACCTTTATTATTTCTGGACTAGGTCTCTATGCCTTAAATTTTGTCGTTGGAACCTTGAGCGCCAGCTTTCTGAATTTCGTCCTAGCGGGTGCACTACTGGCTCTAGGCGTGTTGGTTCCTGGCCTCAGTCCATCAAATCTACTTTTAATTTTGGGCCTCTATGCTCCTATGTTGACTGGTTTTAAAACCTTTGACCTCTTGGGAACCTTCTTCCCGATTGGAATCGGAGCAGGCGCAACTCTCATCATTTTTTCAAAATTGATGGATTATGCCTTAAACAACTACCACTCACGCGTCTATCATTTCATCATCGGTATCGTCCTATCAAGTACCCTTTTGATTTTGATTCCAAATGCAGGAAACGCTGAGAGTATCCAATATACCGGTATTTCACTTGTTGGTTATGTCATCATCGCCTTCTTCTTTGCGCTGGGAATCTGGCTTGGTATTTGGATGAGCCAATTGGAGGATAAGTATAAATAA
- a CDS encoding aminoacyl-tRNA deacylase: MAKKVKIKKTLVEQILSKAGIPHQGIQINALEGELPQGYERDQIFKTLALLGDKTGPIIGIVPITQHLSEKKLAKISGNKKVSMIPQKDLEKTTGYIHGANNPVGIRQKHNYPIFIDKIALDLDQMIVSAGEVGHSIIVAPQDLASFVKADFADILEDSQ; encoded by the coding sequence ATGGCAAAAAAAGTTAAAATCAAAAAAACATTGGTGGAACAAATCCTGTCTAAAGCAGGTATCCCACATCAGGGAATTCAAATCAATGCGCTGGAAGGGGAGCTACCTCAAGGTTATGAACGAGATCAGATTTTCAAAACCTTGGCTCTTTTGGGCGACAAGACAGGACCGATTATCGGAATTGTCCCTATCACTCAACACTTGTCTGAAAAGAAACTAGCCAAAATTTCTGGCAATAAAAAAGTGAGCATGATTCCACAAAAGGACTTGGAAAAAACAACTGGTTACATTCATGGAGCCAATAATCCTGTCGGAATTCGTCAGAAACACAATTACCCCATTTTTATCGATAAAATCGCTCTTGACTTGGATCAAATGATTGTCTCTGCTGGGGAAGTTGGTCACAGCATTATCGTCGCACCACAAGACTTGGCTAGCTTTGTAAAAGCTGACTTTGCAGATATCTTGGAGGACAGCCAATAA
- a CDS encoding histidine phosphatase family protein, producing MKLYFVRHGRTLWNQEGRFQGASGDSPLLPESIDTLKRLGKYLKDVPFNQIYSSDLPRAVKSAEIIQSQLQTPCPLESVPNLREWQLGKLEGLKIATLEAIYPQQIKAFRSNLAKFDTKMFGAESLYSTTQRTIQFIKSLKDSPAERILIVGHGANLTASLRTLLGYKEPLLRKDGGLANASLTILETHDFETFTLDTWNDTSYQ from the coding sequence ATGAAACTCTACTTTGTCCGCCACGGTCGCACCCTCTGGAACCAAGAAGGACGCTTTCAAGGTGCTAGTGGAGATTCTCCCCTACTTCCTGAATCCATTGACACCCTAAAACGACTAGGCAAGTATCTCAAGGATGTTCCTTTTAATCAGATTTATTCAAGTGATTTACCTCGAGCGGTCAAATCTGCTGAAATTATCCAAAGTCAACTCCAGACACCCTGTCCTTTAGAAAGTGTTCCTAATCTCCGTGAATGGCAGCTGGGGAAGTTGGAAGGTTTGAAAATCGCAACCTTGGAAGCTATTTACCCGCAACAAATCAAAGCTTTCCGATCTAATCTTGCCAAGTTTGACACAAAAATGTTCGGAGCCGAATCCCTCTATAGCACCACGCAACGGACCATCCAATTTATCAAATCATTAAAAGATAGTCCGGCTGAGCGTATTCTAATTGTCGGCCACGGTGCTAATCTTACTGCCAGTCTTCGTACTCTTCTAGGCTATAAAGAACCACTTCTTCGTAAAGATGGCGGTCTAGCAAATGCCAGCCTAACCATTCTAGAAACCCATGATTTTGAAACATTCACTCTCGATACTTGGAATGATACTTCCTATCAATAA
- the lysS gene encoding lysine--tRNA ligase: MSTEHMEELNDQQIVRREKMAALREQGIDPFGKRFERTANSQELKDKFADLDKEQLHDKNETATIAGRLVTKRGKGKVGFAHLQDREGQIQIYVRKDAVGEENYEIFKKADLGDFLGVEGEVMRTDMGELSIKATHITHLSKALRPLPEKFHGLTDVETIYRKRYLDLISNRESFERFVTRSKIISEIRRYLDQKGFLEVETPVLHNEAGGAAARPFITHHNAQNIDMVLRIATELHLKRLIVGGMERVYEIGRIFRNEGMDATHNPEFTSIEVYQAYADFQDIMDLTEGIIQHAAKSVKGDGPVNYQGTEIKINEPFKRVHMVDAIKEITGVDFWQDMTFEEAKAIAAEKKVPVEKHYTEVGHIINAFFEEFVEETLIQPTFVYGHPVAVSPLAKKNPEDQRFTDRFELFIMTKEYGNAFTELNDPIDQLSRFEAQAKAKELGDDEATGIDYDYIEALEYGMPPTGGLGIGIDRLCMLLTDTTTIRDVLLFPTMK, from the coding sequence ATGTCAACAGAACATATGGAAGAACTAAATGACCAACAGATCGTTCGCCGTGAAAAAATGGCTGCGCTCCGTGAACAAGGAATCGATCCTTTCGGAAAACGCTTTGAACGTACTGCAAATTCACAAGAATTAAAAGATAAATTTGCTGACCTCGATAAAGAACAATTACACGATAAAAACGAAACAGCTACTATCGCAGGACGCTTGGTAACCAAACGTGGGAAAGGTAAAGTTGGTTTTGCCCACCTTCAAGACCGCGAAGGTCAAATCCAGATCTACGTTCGTAAGGATGCTGTCGGTGAAGAAAACTACGAAATCTTCAAAAAAGCAGACCTTGGTGATTTTCTTGGTGTCGAAGGTGAAGTGATGCGTACTGATATGGGAGAACTCTCTATCAAGGCGACTCACATTACACACTTGTCTAAGGCCCTTCGTCCTCTTCCTGAGAAATTCCACGGTTTGACAGACGTTGAAACAATTTACCGTAAACGTTACCTTGACTTGATTTCTAACCGTGAAAGCTTTGAGCGCTTTGTCACTCGTTCAAAAATCATCTCTGAAATCCGTCGTTACCTTGACCAAAAAGGTTTCCTTGAAGTGGAAACACCTGTTCTTCATAACGAAGCCGGTGGTGCTGCTGCCCGTCCATTTATCACCCACCACAATGCCCAAAACATTGATATGGTTCTTCGTATCGCGACTGAGCTTCACTTGAAACGCCTTATCGTCGGTGGTATGGAACGCGTCTATGAAATCGGACGTATCTTCCGTAACGAAGGAATGGATGCTACTCATAACCCTGAATTTACTTCTATCGAAGTTTACCAAGCTTATGCAGACTTCCAAGACATCATGGACTTGACGGAAGGCATTATCCAACATGCTGCTAAATCAGTTAAAGGCGATGGTCCAGTTAACTATCAAGGTACTGAAATCAAGATTAACGAGCCATTTAAACGTGTTCATATGGTGGATGCTATCAAAGAAATTACTGGTGTCGATTTCTGGCAAGACATGACTTTCGAGGAAGCCAAAGCTATCGCTGCTGAGAAGAAAGTTCCAGTTGAAAAACACTATACTGAAGTTGGTCACATTATCAATGCCTTCTTTGAAGAGTTTGTTGAAGAAACTTTGATCCAACCAACCTTTGTTTATGGACATCCAGTAGCTGTATCTCCACTTGCTAAGAAAAATCCTGAAGACCAACGCTTTACTGACCGTTTCGAGCTCTTCATCATGACTAAGGAGTACGGTAATGCCTTTACTGAGTTGAACGACCCAATCGACCAACTTAGCCGTTTCGAAGCCCAAGCCAAAGCCAAAGAACTTGGTGATGATGAAGCAACAGGTATCGACTATGACTACATCGAGGCCCTTGAATACGGTATGCCACCAACAGGTGGTTTGGGAATCGGTATCGACCGTCTCTGCATGCTCCTCACTGACACAACCACTATCCGTGATGTATTGCTCTTCCCAACAATGAAATAA